In Microbacterium lushaniae, the following are encoded in one genomic region:
- a CDS encoding acetyl/propionyl/methylcrotonyl-CoA carboxylase subunit alpha produces MPEIAKVLVANRGEIAVRIIRAARDSGRASVAVYADQDRDALHARLADEAYALSGATSAETYLSIEKILSIARRSGADAVHPGYGFLAENAGFARAVIAAGLTWIGPSPEAIEALGDKVTARHVAEKVGAPLAPGTPGPVAGADEVVAFAELVGLPIAIKAAFGGGGRGLKVARTLEEVPEQFESATREAVTAFGRGECFVEKYLDRPRHVETQCLADAAGNVVVISTRDCSLQRRHQKLVEEAPAPFLTAEQNDILYSASKAILREVGYVGAGTCEFLIGADGTISFLEVNTRLQVEHPVSEEVTGIDLVREQFRLAEGAELGYDDPEPVGHSIEFRINGEDPGRGFLPQAGPIHVFKTFGGPGLRLDSGVTAGDTVSGSFDSLLAKIIVTGRDRAQALERARRALDEFEVAGLPTVLPFHRRVVRDPAFTAEDGRFGVFTRWIETEFDNDIPPWDGEPEPVVAAPARHTVVVEVGGKRLEVNLPERIATAPHAPGRPAAVPPSRRSHGAAAVTGATGDAVKAPMQATIVKVAVEVGQSVVQGDLVVVLEAMKMEQPIQAHKDGIVGLIDAAPGTTVAAGHLLLTIA; encoded by the coding sequence ATGCCGGAAATCGCCAAGGTGCTGGTCGCGAACCGCGGCGAGATCGCTGTTCGAATCATCCGTGCCGCGCGCGACTCCGGTCGCGCCAGCGTGGCCGTGTACGCCGACCAGGATCGCGACGCCCTCCACGCCCGCCTCGCCGACGAGGCGTACGCCCTGTCGGGGGCCACCAGCGCCGAGACCTACCTGTCGATCGAGAAGATCCTCTCGATAGCGCGGCGCTCCGGCGCCGACGCCGTGCACCCCGGCTACGGGTTCCTCGCCGAGAACGCCGGCTTCGCCCGCGCCGTCATCGCGGCAGGGCTGACCTGGATCGGCCCGTCGCCGGAGGCCATCGAGGCGCTCGGCGACAAGGTCACCGCCCGCCACGTCGCCGAGAAGGTGGGCGCCCCGCTGGCCCCGGGGACGCCGGGCCCGGTCGCCGGCGCCGACGAGGTCGTGGCCTTCGCCGAGCTCGTCGGACTGCCCATCGCCATCAAGGCCGCCTTCGGCGGCGGCGGACGGGGTCTGAAGGTCGCCCGCACCCTGGAAGAAGTGCCCGAGCAGTTCGAGTCCGCCACGCGCGAGGCGGTCACCGCGTTCGGGCGAGGCGAGTGCTTCGTCGAGAAGTACCTCGACCGCCCGAGGCATGTCGAGACGCAGTGCTTGGCGGATGCCGCCGGCAACGTCGTGGTGATCTCCACGCGCGACTGCTCGCTGCAGCGACGCCACCAGAAGCTCGTGGAGGAGGCGCCGGCGCCGTTCCTCACCGCGGAGCAGAACGACATCCTCTACAGCGCGTCCAAGGCCATCCTCCGCGAGGTGGGCTACGTGGGCGCGGGGACGTGCGAGTTCCTCATCGGCGCCGACGGGACGATCTCCTTCCTCGAGGTGAACACGCGTCTGCAGGTGGAGCACCCCGTGTCCGAGGAGGTCACCGGGATCGACCTCGTGCGCGAGCAGTTCCGCCTCGCCGAGGGCGCAGAGCTCGGCTACGACGACCCCGAGCCGGTGGGTCACTCGATCGAGTTCCGCATCAACGGCGAGGACCCCGGACGCGGCTTCCTCCCGCAGGCCGGCCCCATCCACGTCTTCAAGACCTTCGGCGGCCCCGGCCTCCGCCTGGACTCGGGCGTGACCGCCGGCGACACCGTGTCCGGGTCGTTCGACTCGCTGCTGGCGAAGATCATCGTCACCGGCCGCGACCGCGCCCAGGCGCTGGAGCGCGCACGCCGGGCGCTGGACGAATTCGAAGTCGCCGGCCTCCCCACCGTGCTGCCCTTCCATCGCCGTGTCGTGCGCGACCCCGCCTTCACGGCCGAGGACGGGCGGTTCGGGGTGTTCACGCGCTGGATCGAGACCGAGTTCGACAACGACATCCCGCCGTGGGACGGCGAGCCCGAGCCTGTCGTCGCTGCGCCGGCGCGTCACACCGTCGTCGTGGAGGTGGGAGGCAAGCGCCTCGAGGTCAACCTCCCCGAACGCATCGCCACCGCCCCGCACGCCCCCGGTCGCCCCGCGGCGGTCCCGCCGTCACGGCGCTCGCACGGGGCAGCGGCCGTCACGGGGGCGACCGGCGACGCCGTGAAGGCCCCCATGCAGGCCACGATCGTCAAGGTCGCCGTCGAGGTGGGTCAGTCGGTCGTGCAGGGCGACCTGGTGGTCGTGCTGGAGGCGATGAAGATGGAGCAGCCGATCCAGGCGCACAAGGACGGCATCGTCGGCCTCATCGACGCCGCCCCCGGCACGACGGTGGCCGCCGGTCACCTCCTCCTGACGATCGCCTGA
- a CDS encoding Maf family protein, whose product MHVCLASTSPARLQLLRQAGIEPRTLAPDVDEDAVIADTERAEGRRLPPAEHVLLLARRKAADVAARLADAESDFAGFVVGGDSMFELDGEILGKPYTPDAAAARWRAMRGRTGVLHSGHSVIRLGPGSPAVEAHAVAEASVTFRGDVTDDEIAAYVATGEPLHVAGAFTVDSLGGAFIERVEGDPSTVVGMSLSTVRGLIRDLGGEWTALWNRATTS is encoded by the coding sequence ATGCACGTGTGCCTGGCCTCCACCTCGCCCGCCCGTCTCCAGCTCCTGCGGCAGGCCGGGATCGAGCCGCGGACGCTCGCGCCCGACGTGGACGAGGATGCGGTGATCGCCGACACCGAACGGGCCGAGGGGCGGCGTCTGCCGCCTGCCGAGCACGTGCTGCTGCTGGCGCGCCGCAAGGCCGCCGACGTGGCGGCGCGGCTGGCCGATGCCGAATCCGACTTCGCCGGGTTCGTCGTGGGAGGCGACTCGATGTTCGAACTCGACGGCGAGATCCTCGGAAAGCCGTACACGCCGGATGCGGCGGCCGCCCGCTGGCGGGCGATGCGGGGACGCACGGGCGTGCTGCACTCCGGGCACAGCGTCATCCGGCTGGGCCCGGGCTCGCCGGCCGTGGAGGCGCACGCGGTCGCCGAGGCGTCGGTGACCTTCCGCGGCGACGTCACCGACGACGAGATCGCCGCGTACGTCGCCACCGGCGAGCCGCTGCACGTGGCGGGCGCCTTCACGGTCGACAGCCTGGGCGGCGCGTTCATCGAGCGGGTCGAGGGCGACCCCTCCACGGTCGTCGGCATGTCGCTGTCGACGGTGCGCGGCCTCATCCGCGACCTCGGCGGGGAGTGGACCGCGCTGTGGAACCGCGCGACCACTTCGTAG
- a CDS encoding NAD(P)H-quinone dehydrogenase has protein sequence MSLSFERTQSVAILGGGPGGYEAALAAAQLGAEVTVVERQGIGGAAVITDVVPSKTLIATADAAVAIAGASDLGVQVFAKDGDGRPLTPQVAVNMAAVNRRVLSLARQQSEDMRAALVEAGVRVISGHGRLDGDSAVIVSNEAGGTDFDRVEADTLVVSVGASPRELPSARPDGERILTWTQLYDMRALPKHLIVVGSGVTGAEFASAYMNLGAQVTLVSSRDQVLPGEDPDAAAVLENVFRRGGMTVLSKSRAQSVVNTGDGVVVTLSDGRTVEGSHCLLAVGAVPNTAGIGLEEAGVQLTDSGHIQVNRVARTSVPNIYAAGDCTTFVPLASVASMQGRTAVFHALGDVVIPLERRRIAANIFTAPEIATVGWTEQDIADGRINGIVRKLPLSANPRAKMQRITDGFVKVIARQGSGTVIGGVIVAPRASELIYPLAIAVERRLTVDQVSRVFAVYPSLSGSITDATRAMHIVDRQDVEEA, from the coding sequence ATGTCCCTCAGCTTCGAGCGCACCCAGAGCGTCGCCATCCTCGGTGGCGGACCCGGCGGCTACGAGGCGGCGCTGGCAGCCGCGCAGCTCGGCGCGGAGGTCACCGTCGTCGAACGGCAGGGCATCGGCGGCGCCGCCGTCATCACCGACGTCGTGCCGTCCAAGACCCTCATCGCCACGGCGGACGCCGCCGTGGCGATCGCGGGAGCGAGCGACCTGGGCGTGCAGGTGTTCGCCAAGGACGGCGACGGACGGCCGCTGACCCCCCAGGTCGCGGTGAACATGGCAGCCGTCAACCGCCGCGTGCTCTCCCTCGCCCGGCAGCAGTCCGAGGACATGCGCGCCGCGCTCGTGGAGGCCGGCGTCCGCGTGATCTCGGGGCACGGCCGCCTCGACGGCGATTCGGCGGTGATCGTCTCGAACGAGGCCGGCGGCACCGACTTCGACCGCGTCGAGGCCGACACCCTCGTGGTGTCGGTGGGGGCGTCGCCGCGGGAGCTCCCCTCCGCGCGCCCCGACGGCGAACGCATCCTGACGTGGACGCAGCTGTACGACATGCGTGCGCTCCCCAAGCACCTCATCGTCGTGGGATCGGGCGTCACCGGGGCGGAGTTCGCCTCGGCGTACATGAACCTCGGCGCCCAGGTGACGCTGGTCTCCAGCCGCGACCAGGTGCTGCCGGGGGAGGACCCGGACGCCGCGGCGGTGCTGGAGAACGTCTTCCGCCGCGGCGGCATGACGGTGCTGTCCAAGTCGCGCGCGCAGAGCGTCGTGAACACCGGCGACGGCGTCGTGGTGACCCTCTCCGACGGGCGCACGGTGGAGGGCAGCCACTGCCTCCTGGCCGTGGGCGCCGTGCCGAACACCGCCGGCATCGGCCTGGAGGAGGCCGGGGTGCAGCTCACCGATTCCGGGCACATCCAGGTCAACCGCGTCGCCCGCACGTCGGTGCCCAACATCTACGCCGCCGGCGACTGCACGACGTTCGTGCCGCTGGCCTCGGTGGCCTCGATGCAGGGGCGCACGGCCGTCTTCCACGCGCTGGGGGATGTCGTAATCCCGCTGGAGCGCCGCCGGATCGCGGCGAACATCTTCACCGCTCCCGAGATCGCCACCGTGGGATGGACCGAGCAGGACATCGCCGACGGCCGCATCAACGGCATCGTGCGCAAGCTCCCGCTCTCGGCCAACCCGCGCGCGAAGATGCAGCGCATCACCGATGGCTTCGTCAAGGTGATCGCGCGACAGGGCAGCGGTACCGTCATCGGCGGCGTCATCGTCGCCCCCCGCGCGTCTGAGCTGATCTACCCGCTCGCGATCGCCGTGGAACGGCGCCTCACGGTCGACCAGGTCTCCCGCGTCTTCGCGGTGTACCCGTCGCTGTCGGGCAGCATCACCGATGCCACGCGGGCGATGCACATCGTCGATCGTCAGGACGTCGAGGAGGCCTGA
- a CDS encoding class I SAM-dependent RNA methyltransferase, protein METGDLVELEVTDVAHGGVFVARLEGRVVFVADAIPGERVRARLSDTRKKSFWRAETVEVLTASPHRRTHVWAAADVTTAPEQRPGGADFGHIDLPYQRELKLHVFRDALERIGKVDVPVTMQEAVPIVDASGAVVAKESPDATQWRTRVSLHVDEDGRIGPFAARSHRVIEVDDLPLATPALARAAAGLRGQLPGCVDLVQPADGRVRIIPRPDSAAPPAPEVIVEHAGGRDFRVDAGGFWQVHRLAAHSLTTIVAEELGAAAPVDPDAAHLDLYGGVGLFAATLGGLGGPATRVTSVESDPRATEHAGENLAEWVGARAVTARVDRFVRQLAAESSPAERERLSRGVVLLDPPRAGAGREVVEGILALAPAAVVYVACDPVALARDLGTFRDGGYHCRRPVRAVDLFPHSHHVEAVAVLTP, encoded by the coding sequence ATGGAAACCGGAGACCTCGTCGAGCTGGAAGTCACCGACGTCGCCCACGGCGGCGTGTTCGTCGCGCGTTTGGAGGGTCGTGTCGTCTTCGTCGCCGACGCGATCCCGGGCGAGCGGGTGCGTGCACGCCTGAGCGACACCCGCAAGAAGTCGTTCTGGCGCGCCGAGACGGTCGAAGTGCTGACCGCTTCGCCCCATCGCAGGACGCACGTGTGGGCGGCCGCCGACGTGACCACGGCCCCCGAGCAGCGCCCGGGCGGGGCGGACTTCGGCCACATCGACCTGCCGTACCAGCGCGAGCTGAAACTGCACGTGTTCCGTGACGCGCTCGAGCGCATCGGCAAGGTCGACGTACCGGTCACGATGCAGGAGGCCGTGCCGATCGTCGACGCATCCGGTGCCGTGGTGGCGAAGGAGAGCCCGGATGCCACGCAGTGGCGCACGCGCGTGAGCCTGCACGTCGACGAGGACGGACGCATCGGCCCGTTCGCTGCGCGCAGTCACCGCGTCATCGAGGTGGACGACCTGCCGCTGGCCACCCCCGCCCTCGCGCGGGCCGCCGCGGGCCTGCGCGGCCAGCTGCCCGGATGCGTCGACCTCGTCCAGCCCGCAGACGGGCGCGTGCGGATCATCCCGCGCCCCGATTCGGCAGCACCACCGGCGCCCGAGGTCATCGTCGAGCACGCGGGCGGGCGCGACTTCCGCGTGGACGCGGGCGGCTTCTGGCAGGTGCACCGGCTCGCCGCGCACAGCCTGACCACCATCGTCGCCGAGGAGCTGGGCGCCGCGGCTCCCGTCGACCCCGACGCGGCGCACCTGGACCTGTACGGCGGAGTCGGCCTGTTCGCCGCGACGCTCGGCGGCCTGGGCGGGCCTGCCACGCGGGTGACGTCGGTCGAATCCGATCCGCGCGCCACCGAGCACGCCGGCGAGAACCTCGCGGAGTGGGTGGGGGCGCGCGCGGTGACCGCCCGTGTGGACCGCTTCGTGCGGCAGCTGGCGGCGGAATCCTCGCCCGCGGAGCGCGAGCGGCTCTCGCGCGGCGTCGTCCTGCTGGATCCGCCGCGCGCGGGAGCCGGGCGCGAGGTGGTCGAGGGCATCCTCGCCCTCGCACCGGCGGCGGTCGTGTACGTCGCGTGCGATCCGGTCGCCCTGGCGCGCGATCTGGGGACCTTCCGCGACGGCGGATACCACTGCCGCCGCCCCGTGCGCGCCGTCGATCTCTTCCCGCATTCGCATCACGTCGAGGCGGTCGCGGTGCTGACCCCGTGA
- a CDS encoding purine-nucleoside phosphorylase produces MPHTAGNPLDEPTADPFEIAAQAAADIARLTGVERHDIAVTLGSGWGRAADLLGETVATVPADEVTGFSRPALAGHVGTLRSVRTPAGRHVLVIGARTHFYEGHGVRRVVHSVRTAAATGARTMVLTNGAGGIRETWRPGQPVLISDHINLTAASPLEGATFIDLTDLYSARLRDLARQIDPALDEGVYCQFRGPHYETPAEVQMAKTIGGHIVGMSTALEAIAAREAGMEILGMSLVTNLAAGIQTTPLSHEEVLEAGREAEPVISSLLARIIEAL; encoded by the coding sequence ATGCCACACACAGCGGGGAACCCCCTCGACGAGCCCACCGCCGATCCGTTCGAGATCGCCGCACAGGCCGCCGCCGACATCGCGCGCCTGACCGGCGTCGAGCGCCACGACATCGCCGTGACCCTGGGAAGCGGATGGGGCAGGGCCGCCGATCTGCTCGGCGAGACCGTCGCCACCGTTCCCGCCGACGAGGTCACCGGCTTCAGCAGGCCCGCCCTGGCCGGCCACGTCGGGACGCTGCGGAGCGTCCGAACCCCCGCGGGCCGTCACGTGCTCGTGATCGGCGCCCGCACCCACTTCTACGAGGGCCATGGCGTCCGCCGCGTGGTGCACAGCGTGCGCACGGCAGCGGCCACCGGGGCCCGCACGATGGTGCTCACCAACGGCGCCGGGGGCATCCGCGAGACGTGGCGCCCCGGCCAGCCCGTGCTCATCAGCGACCACATCAACCTCACCGCCGCCTCGCCCCTGGAGGGGGCCACCTTCATCGACCTGACCGACCTGTACTCCGCGCGCCTGCGGGACCTCGCCCGGCAGATCGACCCTGCACTGGATGAGGGGGTGTACTGCCAGTTCCGCGGCCCGCACTACGAGACCCCCGCGGAGGTGCAGATGGCCAAGACCATCGGCGGTCACATCGTCGGGATGTCCACGGCGCTGGAGGCCATCGCCGCGCGCGAGGCGGGAATGGAGATCCTCGGCATGTCGCTCGTGACGAACCTCGCCGCCGGCATCCAGACCACGCCCCTCAGCCACGAGGAGGTGCTCGAGGCCGGGCGCGAGGCCGAGCCGGTGATCTCCTCCCTGCTGGCCCGCATCATCGAGGCGCTGTGA